A window of Candidatus Krumholzibacteriota bacterium genomic DNA:
GCTCGTCGACAACGTGATCGACGACTTCCAGAAGAACGCCGTGGCCTTCGCCTCCTCCGAGACGACGCCGCTCGTCGTCGATATCTCCGGCAACGACATCACCGGCGCCGGCGCGACCGACGTGACGGCGCAGAACGGCATCCAGCTCTACGGATCGCTCGTGAGCGGCTCGATCGACGGCAACACCGTCGCGGGTATCGGCTACGACAACACGGAAGCCGCGACCAAGTGGGTCGCCTCGAGCATCCTGCAGTACTACTCATCGGCCGACGTCACCGGCAACACCGTGACCGGCACGCACGTGGGGCTCTACAACTACGACGCCGCGGGACTCATCGAAGGCAACGATTTCGCGATCGAGAAGATCGGCGTCTCGGCCTTCGGGATCATCGCGACCGATCCGCCCGAGGTGGTGCCCTCGCCCATCGAGCCCGACGACCCGCCGGTCGGCCGCGGCATGCTCGCCGCGCCCCTGGCCCTCCTCTCCTCCGACATCGAGGGGAACTCGGTCGTCTTCGGCGGTTCCGACAACACGGCCACCTACGGCATCGAGGCCGACGGCGGCTACGCCACCGACGACCTCGCCCTCGCGATCACCGGCAACACGGTGACCGGCTTCGAGGTGGGGATCGAGATATGGCAGTGCCAGAGCGGCTGCGATACGGGCGTCTTCACGACGGTCTCGGCCAACGAGAACGACCTCGGAGGCAACACCCTCTTCGGTATCCGCTCGAACGCCGACTACATCACGGTCGACGGTCGCTGGAACTGGTGGGGGGACGCGACCGGACCGCGCCACGCGACGCTCAATCCCGGCGGCCTCGGCGTCCCGGTGAGCGACTACGTCCTCTTCGAGCCCTGGCTCGGGGCGGTCAACGCCGTCGCCATCTCCCCCGATTCCGCCGTCACGAACTGCACGACGCCCGAGACCCTCGTCTTCGGCATCGCGCAGGCGGGTCTCGCCGACGAGGTCCGCGGCTGGGAGGTGACCTTCACGGTCGATCCGGCCGTGGCGACCGTCGCCGACCCGGACGCCCACATCATCGAGGGCGACTGGCTCTCTGATGTCGGCACCACGCAGTTCTTCGTCCTCGACGGCGGGGGCGGCATCTACACGGTCGTCTGCGCGATCCTCGGCGGCGACACGGGCGCGACGGGAGCGGGGGAGCTCTTCTCCGTCCTCCTCACGCCGGTCGCTGACGGCGTCACGGCCGTCGCTGTGACCTCTCTCAAGATCCGCGACCTCGACAACGATCCGCTCGACGCGGCCGCCACGGGCGGCATGCTCCTCGTCGACTGCGATCCGCCGACGATGGAGCCGATCGCCGAGACGCCGGGCGGCTGGTACAACACGGCGCCCGTCCTCTCTAATTTCGGCTTCGACGACGACGAGAACCTCGACACCGCCGAGTACCGGATCGACGGCGGCGGCTGGACGGCCCTTTTCGCCGGGATAGACGCCCTCGAGTGGAACGACGACGGCTGGACCCTTCCCGGGTTCGACGCCCTCGCCCAGGGGGCGCACACCGTCTTCTTCCGCGTCGCCGACGACGCGGGGAACTGGAACGGCGAGGGGACGCCCGACACGTACTCCTGGCTCTTCAACAAGGACACCGTCGCCCCCGATCCGCCCACCTCGTTCGTCGCCCTCCCCGGGCATGACAAGGTGCACCTGACGTGGAGCAACCCGACCGGGGACGCGACCTTCGACCACGTCGAAATCCGTCGCGTCGCCTGGGGAGACTACCCCGAGTACGTCACCCCGCCGGCCTACCCGGTCGACCATACGCAGGGTGCGCATGTCGCGGCGGTGAGCGGCGAGTCGCACGACGATGCGCTCGCGACCCGCGACGTCTATTACTTCGCGGCCTTCTCCGTCGACCTGGCGGGCAACGTCAGCGTCTTCGACGCCGGCGCGGCCGACCGGTCGACGAGCTACTGGCTCGGCGACATCGCCTCGCCATGGGACGGCCTCGTCAACACGAGCGATCTCGTTCCCTTCTCGAACGCCTTCGGCACCGTCCAGGGCGGGCCGGGATGGTTCAACGAGTGCGACATCGGCCCGACCGACGACTGGCGCCGCAACGGCGTTCCCGAGCCCGACGACGCGGTCGATTTCGAGGACCTGATGATCTTCTCGATGAACCACGGCAACGTCTCGCCGCTCGGGCACCCGCTCGAGTTCGCGGAACGGGCGATCGAGTGTCTCGAGGATCTCGTCTCCGTGCGGCTCGAGCCCGCATCCGACGGATCGGGCGCGATCGCCGTCTTCCTGGAGAACCGCGCCTCCTCGCTGAAGGGAGTCAGGCTGGTCGTCTCGCACGACGCGCCGGTCGGGGTCCTTCCCGGCGAGGCGGCCGCCGGCGATTGCTTCGTCGGATCGATCGGCCGCGGTGAAGGCAGAACGGAGATCTGCGTCGCCGCCCTCGGCGTCGGCGCGGCGATCGAGAAGAGCGGTCCGATCGCTCTTCTCCGCGGCGCCGCCGCATGCGGCCTCGTCGAGGTCGAAGTCAGGGACATCGGCAACGAATCGGTCGAGCTCCTCTCCGGGGGAGGCGGCGGAAACGACGAGGTCCCGACGGTGACGCGGCTCTTCGGTAATTTCCCCAACCCGTTCAATCCCGTGACGACGATCCGTTTCGATCTCGCCTCGCCGGCGCCCGTGTCGATCCGTATCTACGACGCGTCCGGCCGGCTCGTGCGGATCCTCGTCGACGAGCGGCGCCTTCCCGGTTCCTACGAGGTGACCTGGAACGGGCGCAACGACACAGGTTCAGAGACGCCGAGCGGGGTCTATTTCTGCAGGATGTTCTGCGGAGGCTACGCCTCGACGAGCAAGATGGTCCTCCTGCGCTGATGCGCCGGAGGGGATGGGCGGCGGGGGGCGCTTCGGCGTCTCCCGCCTGCCCGATCTGCCGAAAAAGGATTCGTACGATGACGAAGAGATCGACGATGCGGATCGCCGCCGCGATCGCGGCGGCGGCACTGGCCGTCGCGGCGGCGGGAAGGGGGGCGTCCGACCCGCGGCTGTCGATCGAGCCGCTCCGGGCGACGATCGGGCCGGGGGAGCGCTGCACCCTGACCGTCTCGGTGGATGCCGCCGTCGATTCGCTGAGTTGCGTCGAGTGCCTGCTCGCCTGGGACGCGGCGGTCATCCGTTGCGTCGAAGCGGCCGAGGGGTCGCTCTACGCCGGGGCGGGTTTTCCCACGTTCTTCGACTGGACGCAGGAAACCGACGACACCGCGTCGGCGGCCGACTGCGTCCTCGGATACCGGAGTTTCGTCATCGCTCCCGGGGCACTGCTGCGATACGTGTTCGAGGGGATCGCCGACGGCGCCTGCGCCGTCTCGATCGCCGGTTCCCGGCTGTGGGACATCGACCGGACCGAACTCCAGCACCTCCGAGGAGAGCCCGCCTTCGTCTCGGTCGGCGACGCGGCCGGAGAAACGGCCCCCCGGGTACGGGCCCGGCTCTGGAACCGGCCGAACCCCTTCAATCCGTCGACGACCTTCTCGCTTTTCGTGCCGGGGGAGGCCGGCGACGCGGCGGGAGTGTCTTTCACACTGACGATATACGACGTTCGCGGCCGGCCGGTGCGCGCGCTCGCGTCGGGACGGATCCATCCCGGGGTGCACGAGTTTCCCTGGGACGGACGGAACGGGGCGGGGGTGCGCGTCGATGCCGGCGTGTATTTCGCCGTGGCGAGGGCGCCGGAACTCGAGCTCCGGCGGAAAGTCGTCATGGTTCGCTGAGAAAACGGAGGCCGGTATGATCACAGACATCCTGCGCGCGGCGATCGTTCTGCTGCTGTGCGCCGCCGCGGCGGTTCCGGCGGCGGGAGCGACGGCGGTCGTTCTCGTCGAGCCGGCCGATACGACCGTGTGCACGCCCGTGGCGTTTCCCGTGCGCATCTGCGCCGGCGATCCGGCCGCAAACCTGATGGGGTGGGATCTTCGCGTGGCCTACGACGGCAACGTGCTTTCCGTCGTCGACGTGACGGAGGGATCCCTGCCGGCGGGGTGCGGGCACCCGACCTTCTTCCGCCAACTCGACGACGAGGGGGGCGCGACGATCGTCCACGTGAACGGATCGATTCTCGGCGAGACGGTCGACGGTCCCGGCGCGCTCGTGACGATCTGGTTCAGCCCCGTCGCGCCGGGCATCTCTCCCGTTTTGATCATCGAGGCGGATCTGCGGGACGGCGAGAACACGCCGCTCGATCCCGCGGTCGTCCACGGATCGGTGACCGTCGACGCCGCCATCGGCCTCGCGGAGGCTTCCTGGGGAGAGATCAAGCGCCTGACACGCTGACCGCCGGCGATCGCGTAACCCGCGTTCTCCGGAACAATTACGAATTAGGGTTGACAGGATCCATGAGAAATAGGTAGAATACCCTATAAGCAACTCTCGCCGGGACTCGGCGCAACGGTAACATGTCAGAGGCTTCGGACGACGGTCCTCGACCGTCGTCGCGCAACGGTCGCGCGACGTGAAAGGAGGGAGGCCGGGAACGTATGTCGGCGATTCGCTGACCGGATGCACATGGGTCATATGTACCTGAACCGGAGGGGAAACCGATGAAGATTCTGCGAGTGACCTTCGCTCTTGCGCTTTCGCTGTTCCTCGCGATGCCCGTGGTCGCGGGACAGCCCAACAATGCGGTCTATTCCACGTACGGCGGCACGCTGCTCTGCGGCCGCGTCTCCGAGGCGTACTGCACCGCCACCCCGGGCGGGGGGCAGGTGGGCAACACGCAGGACGCGATGAGCTGGAACGCCGGCACGGGAACCCTGGGGGGACAGTGGCACCTCTCCGGGATGTCGATCGCCGAGCCGGGCGCCATCCTCAATGACGAGTTCATCGACGAGTTCGGCAACGGCTTTCGCGAGTACATCACCTACTACGAGAACGGCCGGTTCTGGCTCGAGGGGGCCCACTTCGGCGACGGCTCCGAGGATTACGAGGGGGATATCACCTTCTACCGGGTGACGACCACGATGTCGATCGTCGGCGGCGCGGTCGTCGGCGCGACGTCGAACGCCTACTTCACCGGCGTCTTCGATTCCCCGTACCATCACTGTTTCATCGAATACACGATCGCCACGGTGATCATGGTGTGGCATCCCGCCTGGGGCATGACGATGCCGTCCGACTACCCCGGCTGGTACTGCGGCAACACGGGCGAGCTCTTCGACGTCTGCGGAATCAGCGCCAGCATCGACTGCGAGACGGCGACCGAGGAGTCCACCTGGGGGGCCATCAAGACGACGTATCGCAAATAGGACGTGTGACTGCCGCGTTCGCAGCAGTCCCGGCGGGGGATCGGTGGGGAGCAGGCCGGTCCCCCGCACCGCTATTGACCTCGACCCGCGTATCTGCTAGATTTCCCTGTCCATCCATCGTGCGTCACGCCGTTTCCTGCAAGGAGGCAACCGCTTGCAATACGGTCTCTTGCGACTCCGGGTCTTCCTGCCTGTCATCCTCGTTCTCCTCGTCGCGCCGGCGGCCGTCGTCGCCGGGGAAAACGAGGATTACCGGTTCGCCAGGAGACTGCAGGATGACCGCATGTTCGCCGCCGCCGCCGAGGAATACCTGCGGTTCGCCGACGCATGGCCTCGCAGCGTCTTCAGGCCCGCGGCCCTCATGGGAGCGGGGGAGTGCTGGATGCAGGCCGCCGAGGCCGAGCGGGCCCTCGACGTCTTCGATCGTCTCCTGCGGGAGCACCCCGGCGACGAGGGCGCCTGCAAGGCGCGCTTCTATCGCGGGCGCATCTACGAGTCGATGAAGCGGTACCGCCTCGCCGCGGAGGAGTACGGGCGCATCCCCGACGAGTACGCAGGGTGCGCCTTCGTCGACGACGCGCTTCTCGAATCGGGGGAGAGTCTCATCGCGGCCGGCGAGTTCGCCGCGGCCGCCACGGCGCTCCGACGTCTCGCCGACGAGCACCGGGACAGCGAGCTCGCGCCGCGCGCCTCCTACAGCCTGGCCGTCGCCCTCGAGAAGATCGGACGCGATCTCGAGGCGGCCGCCGTCCTCGAGGCGCTCGTCGACGATCATCCCGCCTCGCCCGTCGCCGCCCTCGCCCTCCAGCGGCTCGCGGAGCGCGATCTCGCCGCCGGCGACCGCGCCGCCGCCGAGGCCCGCTTCCGCCGCATACTCGACCGGTACCGCGAGCCGTCGCTCCGGGAGACGGCCGCGCGGCGGATAGTCGAGATCCGCGCCGGGCGCGGCGACGACGCGGGGGCCCTCGACGCGGCCGGCCTCTTTCTCCGCGACTTCCCGGAATCGAAGATGCGGGCGCAGGTCTATCGCGAGGCGATCGAGGCCGCCCGCCGGCTCGACCGCGGGGAACGCGCGCTCGAGCTGATCGGGGAGGGGATCGCCACAGGCGCGGTCCGCGACACGACGGGCGAGCTCACGCTCCTCGGCGCCCGCATCCTCGCACAGCGAGGACGGCGGGAGGAGGCTCTCGCCGCGCTCGGAACGTTCCGGCGCCTGTTTCCCGCGTCGGACGGTTTCGCCGAGGCCCTGGCGCTCGATGCGTCTCTCCGCCGGGCCGGCGGAGAGCCCGCCGAGGCGTCGCGGCTCTATCATCTCGCCCTCCTCGAGGACGCGCCGGCCGGCGCGCGCCTCGACATCCTCGAGGCCCTCGCGGAAATCGCGGCCGCCGAGCTCGCCGACACGCTCGCCGCGCTCCGGTACCTCGACATGATAGCCGGCGAGGACGCCGGAGGCGAACGGGCCGCGGCGGCGCTTTTCTCCGCCGGCCTCATCCGGGAGGCGGCCGGCGACGCTGCGGGCGCACGCCGTCGCTACGAGCGGGTCGTCGCCGGCTATCCCGGCAGCGGGGAGGCCGGGCGGGCCGAGGCGAGGCTCGAGGCGCTCGCCCTTCGCCCCGAAGCAAGCGCCGCCGTCCTGCGATCGCTCGCCTCCGTGGCGGCGAGCGATCGTGGAAGCGCGGAGCGGCGGATCGACGCCGCCGTCCTGCTCCTCGAGGAGGCGGGGGAGGCCGTGGTGGCGGGGCGGCTTCTCGACGAGGCCCTTCGTGGCGAGATCGCCGACACGCTCCGCGCCCGGGCGCGCTTCTACCGGGCCGCCGCCCATCTGCGCCGCCACCGGCTCGACGTCGCCGGCGGCGGAACGGGCGGCGACGAACGCAAGAAGGCGCTCTCCCTCTGGGTGGGCGTCGCCCGCGACAACGCCGGCACGCGATGGGGTCGGGCCGCGCACCGCGCCTATCTCGAGGAGAAGGAGGCGGACTGGGACCTGAACGAGCGTCTCCGGCGCCTCGACGAGTTCATCGGCCTCTACGGCGACGGGCCGGATCGCTGGTGGGCCCTCGGCCGGAAGATCGACGCCCTCTACGGCGTCGCCTCCGCCGGAGAGCGATGGGCGGCGGACAGCGCCCTCTCGCTCTGCGCCGCCGTCCTCGAGAAAGCGGCCTCCCCGCCGGTCGCGCGGGAAGCGCTCCTCAAGAGCGGGTATCTCCGCCGGATGACCGGGGACGCCGAGGGCGCAGCGACGGCGCTCACCTCCTTCGCCGGCCGGTACGGCGACGATCCGCGCGCGCCGGCCGCCCTCTACGACGCGGGAGAGACGCTTCTCCGCCTCGGCAGGTACGACGAGGCCCTCGACCGGTACGAGCGCTGCCTCGAGGGCACCGGTCTGCGGCGGCTCGCCGGGCGGTGCGCCCTGCGGATCGGGGACTGCCACTACTACCTGCGACGGTGGGAGCAGGCGGCCGGCGCCTACAACGACTTCGGCGACCGCTACGGTGACGGGCCCCTCGCCGGCGAGGCGGCCTACCGGGAAGCCCTCGCTCGCGAGCAGCTCGGCCAGGGGGAGGCGGTCGACCGTCTTCTCGGACTGCTCGCGTCGCGCGACGACCTCGCCAGCGACCTGCGGGCCCGCGTCCTCGGCATGCTCGCCCGGCGGACGATGGCACGGGGCGAAACCGGGGAGGCCCGCGAATTCGTCGACGAGCTCGTCTCGATCGAGCGGACCGCCGCGACCCTCTCTCTCAGGGCCGATCTCCTGCTGGCCCTCGGCGAGAACGAAGAGGCCGCGAAAACCTACGAACGGGTACTCGGTCTCGATGGCGCAGACACGTGCGCCGTTCTGTCCGGCGAGGCGACGGCCCGCTACCGCGCGGGTGACGGCCGGCGTGGCGACCGTGGGCTGGCGCTGCTCGAGGAGCGCTGCCCGGGCAAAGCGGCGGCGGTCCTCCTCGAGAAGGGAAAGACCGAGGCGGAATCGGAACGGTGCGACGAGGCGGAAGCGACGCTCGGGTCGCTGCGCGAGCGGTTCCCCGGCACGAAAGCGGCCTCCGAGGCGCTCTTTCATCTCGCGCGGTGCGACATCAAGCGCGGCGGGTATGACCGGGGAATCGAGCGCCTGCGCCGCTTCCTCGGCGAGTCGCCCGATTCGCCGATCGTCGACCAGGTCTATTTCAAGCTCGCCTCCGCCCACTACGCGGCGGGAGACCTGAACCTCGCCTCGGCGAACTACGCGCTCGCCGCCGAGGCGGCGAGAGACCGCGACACGCGCTTCCTCGCGCTGCAGAACGTCGGCCGGGTCGAGCAGCGCCTCGAGAACTGGGACAAGGCGGCGGAGGCCTGGCACACGCTCGCCGAGGAATTCCCCGGCCGCGAGGCATCGATCGAGGCCCTCTTCAATCTCGGCTTCTGTTACACGCAGTCGGGCCGGTTCGAGCTCGCCTGGGAGGTCTACCGCCGCATCCCCGGCATCGCCGTGAACGAGGAGCAGCGCGGGCGTGCGCATTACTGGTCGGGCGCGGTGCTCAAGAATCTCGGCCGGTACGACGAGGCGATCCGCGAATTCCTGCGCGTACCCTACCTCCAGACGGGCGGGATGTGGGGCGTGACGGCGAAGCTCGAGGCGGCGGGGGCGTACGAGATGACGGGACGGTTCGATGAGGCCGAAAGAATCTACCGGGCCGTTCTCGAATCCCACGGCCCCGATTCGGACTGGGGGCGCATCGCCGCGGGCGGGCTCGAACGGATCGACGCCCGGCGGAACGGGGACGGGAAGGATCGGTAGCGATGGCGCGTGATCACCTCGTCGTCAGGGGTGCGCGGGAGCACAACCTCAAGAACATCACGGTCTCGATACCGCGAAACCGGCTCGTCGTGGTGACGGGGCTCAGCGGGTCGGGGAAGTCCTCCTTCGCCTTCGATACGATCTATGCCGAGGGCCAGCGCCGGTACGTCGAATCCCTCTCGAGCTACGCGCGCCAGTTCCTCGAGCAGATGGAGAAGCCCGACGTCGATTCGATCGAGGGACTCTCCCCGGCGATATCGATCGACCAGAAGACCACCTCGCGCAACCCGCGGTCGACCGTGGGAACGATCACCGAGATCTACGATTATCTCCGCGTCCTCTTCGCGCGGATCGGGCGTCCGCACTGCCCGGGGTGCGGCCGGGAGATCGCCCGGCAATCGACCGCGCAGATCGTCGACCGGATCGCGGCGGCGCCCGCGGGCTCGCGCCTCGTGATCATGGCGCCGGTGGTCCGCGGCCGGAAGGGCCAGCACCGCGCCCTGCTCGCCCGGCTCGCCCGCGAGGGATTCACCCGCGTGCGCGTCGACGGGAAGACGATGGAACTGGGCGAGGAGATCGATCTGGAGAAGAACAGGAAGCACGACATCGAGGTCGTCGTCGACCGCGTGAAGATGCGCGACGGGGTCGCGGGACGGCTCGCCGACTCGGTCGAGACGGCCTCGCGCGTGGGCGGCGGCGTCATCCTCGTCGATACGGGGGGCGAGGAACAGCTCTTCAGCATGGAGTTCTCCTGCCCCTGGTGCGGCGTAAGCCTCGGCGAGGTCTCGCCGCGCATGTTCTCCTTCAACTCGCCGTACGGGGCGTGCCCCGACTGCCACGGACTCGGCACGAGCATCGACCTGGCCGAGGAGCTCGTCGTCCCCGACGCGTCCGTCGGCATCGCCGCCGGGGCGATCGCCTCGGTCGGCCCCCTCAGGGACAACTGGTTCCGCTACCGCCTCGAGGCCCTCGCGGAGAAGATGCGCTTCTCCCTCGAGACGCCCTTCGGGAAGCTTCCGAAGAAGGTGCGCCTCGCCGTCCTCAACGGGTCGGAGGAGGAGATCGTCGTCCGGTACGACTTCGAGCGGGGCAAGGGGGAGTACTACACGCAGTGGGAGGGGATCATCCCCAACCTCCGGCGCCGCTACCGCCAGACCAGTTCCGACGCGGTCCGGCGGTGGATCGAGCAGTACATGACCTCCAGCCCCTGCGCGACCTGCGGCGGGGCGCGCCTCCGCCCGGAGAGCCTCGCAGTGACGGTCGCGGGGCAAACGATCGCCGAGGTGACCGCCCTGACGATCGACCGGGCGAGGAACTTCTTCGATGAGCTGCCCCTGTCGGGGAACGCGGAGCTGATCGGCAAACCGCTCGTCAGGGAGATCCAGGCCCGCCTCCGGTTTCTCGGCGACGTCGGGCTGGATTACCTCGCCCTCGACCGTTCGGCCGGGACCCTCGCCGGGGGCGAGGCGCAGCGGATCAGGCTCGCCACGCAGATCGGTTCGAAGCTCGTCGGCGTCCTGTACATCCTCGACGAGCCCTCGATTGGCCTCCACCAGCGGGACAACGCGCGGCTGATCGATACGCTCAGGGAGCTGCGGGACGCGGGGAACACGGTCATCGTCATCGAGCACGACCGCGACACGATACTGGCAGCCGACTGGGTCGTCGACCTGGGACCCGGCGCCGGGGAACGGGGAGGGGAGGTCGTCGCCGTCGGGCCCCCCGCCGAGATCGTCGAGACCGAGAAAAGCCTCACGGGTCGCTACCTGAAGACGGAGCGGTTCTTCGATCTCAAGGACGGCGGCGGGCGCGGCTCCGGGAAGTCGCTGGTCCTCCGCGGGGCGCGCGAGAACAACCTCGGGAACATCGACGTCTCCTTCCCCCTCGGCACGCTCGTCTGCGTCACCGGCGTGTCGGGATCGGGGAAGAGCACGATGGTCAACGACATCCTCTTCCGCGCCCTTCACCGGCGGTTCCACCGTTCCTCCGTGCTCCCCGGCGACCACGACGGCGTGGAGGGCATCGAGCACGTCGACAAGGTGATCAACATCGACCAGTCGCCGATCGGGCGGACGCCGCGGTCGAACCCGGCGACCTACACGGGGCTCTTCGGCCCGATCCGCGATCTTTTCGCCCGGCTTCCCGAATCGCGGATGCGCGGGTACCGTCCCGGCCGCTTCAGCTTCAACGTGAAGGGCGGGCGCTGCGAGACGTGCCGGGGAGACGGGATGATAAAGGTCGAGATGCATTTCCTCCCCGACGTCTACGTCCACTGCCAGGAGTGCAAGGGCAGGCGCTACAACCGCGAGACGCTCGAGATCCCCTTCAAGAACCGCAATATCGCCGAGGTCCTCGACATGACCGTCGAGGAGGCGCTCGTCTTCTTCGAGAACATCTCGTCGATCCGGCGGAAGCTCCAGGTGCTGCACGACGTCGGTCTCGGGTACATCCGCCTCGGCCAGCCGGCGACGACCCTCTCCGGCGGCGAGGCGCAGCGGGTCAAGCTGGCGACCGAACTTTCCAAGATCGGCACGGGGCGGACGCTGTATATACTTGACGAGCCGAGCACCGGGTTGCACTTTGAGGACGTCAAGCTCCTGATGACGGTCCTCGACCGACTCGTGGACAAGGGCAACACCGTGCTCGTCATCGAGCACAACCCGGACATCATCAGGTGCGCCGATCACATCATCGATCTCGGACCGGAGGGGGGAGACCGCGGCGGGGAAGTGGTGTTCGCCGGTCCGCCGTCCGCGATCGTCGATTGCGAGGAGAGTTACACGGGACGCATGCTCCGGCGCTTCGTGCGCCGGTGACGGCGGGGGCATTTCGTTTGCCTTCCGCCGCGGCTGTCGGGTAGGATGACACAACGGGGGTGATTCATGGCACGGAAGACGCCGATCTACGAATCGCACGTGGAACGGGGCGGCAGGATCGTCGAATTCGCCGGCTACGAGATGCCGGTCTCCTTCGAGGGGATCGTCGCCGAGCACGGACGGGTGCGCAACGGGGTCGGGCTCTTCGACGTCAGTCACATGGGCGAGATCTGGATCACGGGCGACGCCGCCCGCCGGTTCGCCGACTGGACCGTCACGAACAACGTCGGAAAGCTCGATGCCGGGCAGATCTGCTACACGACCTGCTGCAACGAGGAGGGGCACGTCCTCGACGACCTGCTCGTCTACAAGTTCGGCGAGGAGCGGATCCTCCTCGTGGTGAACGCGGCGAACGTCGACAAGATCGACGCGCACCTGCGCGACGTCGTCCGCTGGGACGTCCACCTCGAGAACCGCACCCTCGAGACCGGGCAGATCGCCGTCCAGGGACCGGCCTCGCGGGAGCTGCTCATGCGTATCCAGCTCTGCGCGCCGATCCGCGACGAGATCGAAACGATGCCCTACTACCGGTTCGTCTCCTTCGAGAAAAACGGTGCCGAGGTGCTGGTCTCGAGGACCGGCTACACCGGCGAGCTGGGCTACGAGATCTATCTCCCCGCGCATCTCGCGCTCGACGCGTGGAACGAGCTGCTCGAGGCGGGAACGGATCTCGGCGTCGCGCCGATCGGGCTCGGCGCGCGGGACACCCTGCGGTTCGAGCCCTGCTACTGCCTCTACGGGAACGAGCTCGACGAGAAGACCTCGCCGCTCGAGGCGGGCCTTTCCTGGGTCGTGAAGCTGAAGAAGGGCGATTTCATCGGCCGCGACGCCCTCGCGGCGGAGAAGGAGGCGGGGCCGCCCCGCAGCCTCGTCGGGTTCGAGATCGAGGGGCGCGGCATCGCGCGCCACGGCTTTCCCGTGATGCTGGGCGGCGAGACCGTCGGAGCCGTCACCTCCGGCACCTTCGGTCCGACGCTCGGAAAGAGCCTCGCCCTCGCGCTCGTCTCGAGCGCCGCGGCGACGGAAGAAGAGGGATTCACGGTGGACATCCGCGGCCGGGCGGTTCCCGCCGCGCGGGTGCGACTGCCGTTCTACAAGAGTCGTTCGATGGACTGACCGGTCTCCGAAAGGAAGGTGCATGATGCATCCGGAGGATTGCAAGTACACGAAAGAGCACGAATGGGTGTTCGTCGAGGGTGACGTCGCGGCGATCGGCATCAGCGAGTACGCGACGGGCGAGCTCGGCGACATCGTCTACATCGAGCTGCCCGAGGTGGGGACGAGCGTGAAGCAGATGGACCCGATCGGCACGATCGAGGCGGTCAAGACGGTGGCCGAGCTCTTCTCGCCGGTGAGCGGCGAGGTCGTCGAGGTCAACGAGGAGATCGTGAACGCCCCCGAGATCGTCAACAAGAGCCCCTACGAGGACGGCTGGTTCATCAAGATCCGCATGACGGACACCGGCGAGCTCGACGTGCTCTTCAGCCACGACGAGTACCAGGAATTCCTCGGCGAGCAGGAAGACGAGAGTTGACACCGACCAGAAGGAACGCCACATGAGCTACGTTCAGAACACCGACAACGATCGGGCCGCGATGCTCGAGGCGATCGGCGTCTCCTCGTTCGACGAGCTCATCGCCCCGATCGCGCCCGACCTGCGCGTCGTGGGAGAGCTCGCCGTGGGGGCGCCGATGAGCGA
This region includes:
- a CDS encoding T9SS type A sorting domain-containing protein, which gives rise to MKRRYIASLLVLAACLALGTPVAAGAATIEVSQPVQVTFDAHYERGQAIVFDGADYWLFYGRSATVTGNYQNDNPDVYDYQVYFKKAASVAGLAAATAQAIPGAVNCYNGEIGAAVHDGRVWTFAAVPSLNFAGRRSLYGWYTADGGATWTQRADLADNLPDGAAHHDEVSFGGELFVMANYPDGNAGWHTKHAADPTAATISWSAYVPLNAVSNLVNGTGHFFVDGATLRIAILRTSPSKDNKVLEYVASPEAWSELCTAASTGWDPTLVKVGSAWLFAQAPWTSDGGGWQHVIGWSGSDLATLFTGTATMISEARYGVNTWVDMWPIGFTDDGGTSYLFLTSERDEPGQEGTGNIWFYELDWDLASEHFSWVQEGIDAASSGDVVRVAAGTYEENVSVGAGIELRGAQAGVDARGRSADETELTCAAGDLVTIGGSGVVLDGLTFSGTASAGRLVDGEDHGAGLRVSNCRLGGTAVHAFWFNVTSPGILIEKCVIDGSSLTASNALGFFDGADVFDDLTIRDNEFASGEIFAGNKTYNSARLVLSGNLFDGAHLNLSSQFQDATISGNTFRNNGYTNMQAGLLNSSVTGNVFEATGPSPHAGYPSSAMMLWGDNYGLTPSGNVAIEGNVFHFNDFSAPDEPSNGLRILSAIDAATITLAGNAFVDGGAAVATAVLNGGTGVADASGNWWGHADTASVAAVVDANVDYTPWLDDGIDTSGDPGFQGDFSVLHVDDDSPQGGGGGGYVQEGIDLLSGSTLYLHAGLYEGQVEIAGDMTLIGDGAGSTTILSPVNLATFFGTNYPVVYVHDADDVTIRDLTVDGGGRGNANYRFVGVAFNNAGGTVRDCVVTGIMDTPFSGAQHGVALYSWNDDGEARSIALVDNVIDDFQKNAVAFASSETTPLVVDISGNDITGAGATDVTAQNGIQLYGSLVSGSIDGNTVAGIGYDNTEAATKWVASSILQYYSSADVTGNTVTGTHVGLYNYDAAGLIEGNDFAIEKIGVSAFGIIATDPPEVVPSPIEPDDPPVGRGMLAAPLALLSSDIEGNSVVFGGSDNTATYGIEADGGYATDDLALAITGNTVTGFEVGIEIWQCQSGCDTGVFTTVSANENDLGGNTLFGIRSNADYITVDGRWNWWGDATGPRHATLNPGGLGVPVSDYVLFEPWLGAVNAVAISPDSAVTNCTTPETLVFGIAQAGLADEVRGWEVTFTVDPAVATVADPDAHIIEGDWLSDVGTTQFFVLDGGGGIYTVVCAILGGDTGATGAGELFSVLLTPVADGVTAVAVTSLKIRDLDNDPLDAAATGGMLLVDCDPPTMEPIAETPGGWYNTAPVLSNFGFDDDENLDTAEYRIDGGGWTALFAGIDALEWNDDGWTLPGFDALAQGAHTVFFRVADDAGNWNGEGTPDTYSWLFNKDTVAPDPPTSFVALPGHDKVHLTWSNPTGDATFDHVEIRRVAWGDYPEYVTPPAYPVDHTQGAHVAAVSGESHDDALATRDVYYFAAFSVDLAGNVSVFDAGAADRSTSYWLGDIASPWDGLVNTSDLVPFSNAFGTVQGGPGWFNECDIGPTDDWRRNGVPEPDDAVDFEDLMIFSMNHGNVSPLGHPLEFAERAIECLEDLVSVRLEPASDGSGAIAVFLENRASSLKGVRLVVSHDAPVGVLPGEAAAGDCFVGSIGRGEGRTEICVAALGVGAAIEKSGPIALLRGAAACGLVEVEVRDIGNESVELLSGGGGGNDEVPTVTRLFGNFPNPFNPVTTIRFDLASPAPVSIRIYDASGRLVRILVDERRLPGSYEVTWNGRNDTGSETPSGVYFCRMFCGGYASTSKMVLLR